Proteins from one Aspergillus nidulans FGSC A4 chromosome VIII genomic window:
- a CDS encoding uncharacterized protein (transcript_id=CADANIAT00001354): MDTARIEHRGTTAHMAPQFMQSLLSEKPRNEVHEKLWSDLMEEGAHIIMEGVEPMPFLLDESAQHNVLVLPGKVVKDIERRRSIVRDAVLTFEFNLHIPNPFPDHPPPPYDEVIDDLPPEYSEAAPLAQQKCLAQDVDLEEKSDSRNKSSHQTIDFESPIGIREYKGKKKKGGGAKNNPPPPANDPPPPPPPEEKKDPPDEGAGDAGGSGDGNDDDGDNGGDGGDEDDGWGDVWGTTTTKKKKKQKQKEEEERLKKEEEERLAKEEEERKAQEEAEQKAAEEAASAQDAALSWADDADANNDDSWAGVGGKKKKKKGKLEPGGPEPPSNSFQDVSLNDGAPQLDLNFDSQKSTGFGFGAWGGGGGGGGGGGVGGGSKWGIDIPGAATGKNTNPWGGGFKSDPLNTSMGFGFGGGFDPTPATANGDSKDTNNDDGWGGWNISSKKNEQKKVAEEPIPEEPPKAPEPPPADDWLGGFATTKKSKKAKKKEEEERKKREEEERKRQAEEEEKRQQEEEERKRLEEEERLRQEEEERLAKEEEERKAREEEERKAKEEAEKNDGWGSGWGFATATDKKKKKKGKAALIPEPAPEPPREPTPPPAEPEPEPEPEPEPQPESEPEEWKPDFPDDPLYDNWLNLSSKERKKRERALTKKNLPLPGRDFPLEPPPKAKPDPAPELEPEPVPEPEPEPSPEEAPADLDPVLDENNQLVEIVHEQPEDEPVDDGWGSIWGSSKDKKKSKKNRIAAEPPPPAPTPPSLGLEREFTRDSELEREDPIWDDYDGKPVKSKKEETPVKAAKGFWASLGAATMGSSKPKASKKKSEEKPREPDPVGEINAAEPDLIDIGDQPADIPPEAPEAPIAPDAHQPPAPAALPAKTSKTKTSARLSVAERISALEKAKKERLKEKAALEKLKSKEKEASPPQPEPAKSPSKEHLVEVEPEPTKTERSHDSVPGSFPDFDDPPPEPEPAAEPEPEPEPEPVPEPEPEPKPEPVSSKKLKKKDKKKGKLVEPEHEKKKAKDPDPEPEPEPELAPKSEQEPRPEAGAEAEPAPGPEPEPEPEVAPEPESEPITLTKSERKKLKKLKKAVPELKPMPEADPEPEPKPEPELETPAEPDASPEGGEKALDVETEPAPAPKPEKMAKKSKKSSKKPVPPQEPLTAEDMMASGALEPDDGNPKTPEKPVKKERTRVERTPATTWGFWGATPPKKSQTRDARPSKKEAAPAIVRSKSSKQSRARESENEAERSSASDKDRRREVRASRGMAFSNFILGTPPQPSRTNSARKSAAHAAKRSSKQQSVEIDASGHLDDVAPDKVAKMMGVKESRSQHERHRERRKSRALDPYALDEEDLVVVNREDVDQPSKEGSRHSGSRRSGRDSARRSRSNPEELREDERGPEVFSGPDDIAFVKASQSRERERRVKRSSTVPKRPEPTGLMGLLGSFRRSTKAEPPAPERRKSRSRRDDDSRYATETERDEARRRRDERRKRSTRPASDGEGFGLGPDPAVVGAFPDTEVEDAEARRTARRARRASRQAPQAAADELREAERREGEERRARRREERARREERAREREEQERQLREEEERRREERRARRAAREERIRREEQEAREEEARLAAERRERRRQQEREREAEMHDYPGYGYERQRRHRSRVDDRDPRDFYLDSHEPEGERERIRFIHRYKDDRDRDREADRSSRSRRKSRAADPTKPTPMPLGARKDKTSSWVDSQADEPPEPPPIVPTVLDMPPGPDEPIPGHTMSSDEEARRELRKQSRRRSKYPGLTDQEIEEIRARRREARRAEREREREHGKTSSSGDYERDRGMRYDRDRSYGEPPKRPSWLKKLTTFG, translated from the exons ATGGACACTGCGCGCATAGAACATCGCGGGACGACAGCCCATATGGCACCGCAATTCATGCAAAGCTTGCTTTCGGAGAAGCCCCGAAACGAAGTTCACGAGAAGCTGTGGTCAGATCTTATGGAGGAAGGAGCTCATATAATCATGGAAGGCGTGGAGCCTATGCCCTTTTTGTTAGATGAAAGTGCTCAACATAACGTCTTGGTATTGCCCGGAAAGGTGGTGAAG GATATCGAGCGTCGTCGGAGCATAGTCCGCGATGCTGTGTTAACCTTTGAATTCAACCTCCACATCCCCAACCCTTTTCCCGACCACCCTCCGCCGCCGTATGATGAAGTGATTGACGATCTGCCTCCCGAGTACTCCGAGGCCGCGCCGCTAGCTCAGCAGAAATGCCTGGCCCAAGACGTGGACTTGGAGGAAAAGAGCGATTCGAGAAACAAGTCGTCGCATCAAACTATCGACTTCGAGAGCCCTATCGGCATTAGGGAGTAtaaaggcaagaagaaaaagggagGGGGCGCGAAGAATAACCCGCCCCCCCCTGCGAATgatccgcctccgccgccaccacccgaagaaaaaaaggatCCACCGGACGAAGGTGCCGGTGATGCAGGAGGTTCCGGAGATGGAAATGATGACGACGGTGATAACGGTGGTGACggtggagacgaggatgacggctGGGGTGATGTTTGGGGCACAACAACtacaaagaagaagaagaagcagaaacagaaagaagaggaggaaaggctaaagaaagaggaggaagaacggcTGGctaaagaagaggaagagcgtAAAGCTCAAGAAGAGGCGGAACAAAAAGCCGCAGAAGAGGCCGCATCAGCCCAAGATGCAGCACTCAGCTGGGCGGACGACGCTGATGCGAACAACGACGACTCATGggctggagttggtggaaagaagaagaaaaagaagggcaag TTGGAACCAGGCGGGCCGGAGCCGCCGTCGAATTCCTTTCAAGACGTGAGTCTGAACGATGGAGCCCCTCAGCTCGATTTGAACTTCGACTCGCAAAAATCAACCGGATTCGGTTTTGGTGCttggggtggtggtggtggtggtggtggtggtggtggtgttggtggtggcaGCAAATGGGGTATCGACATTCCAGGTGCAGCTACAGGAAAAAACACGAACCCATGGGGCGGTGGGTTCAAATCAGATCCCTTGAACACGTCTATGGGATTTGGTTTTGGGGGAGGCTTTGATCCTACACCAGCTACAGCGAATGGCGACTCCAAGGATACCAATAATGATGATGGCTGGGGGGGATGGAATATATCGTCCAAGAAAAACGAACAGAAAAAAGTGGCAGAAGAGCCTATTCCAGAAGAGCCACCCAAGGCCCCTGAGCCTCCGCCTGCTGATGATTGGCTAGGCGGTTTTGCTACTaccaagaagagcaaaaaggctaagaagaaggaagaggaggagaggaagaagcgagaggaggaggagaggaagcgccaagcagaggaggaagagaagcgtcagcaagaggaagaagagaggaagagactagaagaggaagaacgactaaggcaagaggaagaggaacgatTAGcgaaagaggaggaagagcggAAAGcaagggaggaagaggaacgtAAAgctaaagaagaagcggagaagaaTGATGGCTGGGGTTCAGGCTGGGGCTTTGCCACCGCTACtgacaaaaagaaaaagaagaagggcaaggctGCACTGATACCAGAGCCAGCCCCAGAGCCACCTCGTGAGCCTACGCCCCCTCCAGCCgagcctgaacctgaaccagagccagaacccGAGCCTCAGCCGGAGTCGGAACCAGAAGAGTGGAAACCTGATTTTCCAGACGATCCTCTGTATGACAATTGGTTGAATCTTTCCTctaaagaaagaaagaaacgcGAGAGAGCGTTGACTAAGAAAAACCTCCCCCTGCCTGGGCGCGATTTTCCTCTTGAGCCTCCACCCAAAGCGAAGCCTGATCCGGCGCCTGAGTTGGAGCCTGAACCAGTGCCTGAACCCGAACCAGAACCGAGCCCAGAGGAAGCTCCTGCTGACCTAGATCCAGTCCTAGACGAGAACAACCAACTGGTCGAGATAGTCCATGAGCAGCCGGAAGATGAGCCagtggatgatggctgggGCAGCATTTGGGGCTCTTCAAAAGATAAgaagaagtcaaagaagaacagaatCGCCGCAGAGCCTCCGCCCCCTGCGCCCACACCTCCTTCCCTAGGGCTCGAGCGGGAATTTACCAGGGACTCCGAGCTCGAGAGAGAAGACCCTATTTGGGACGATTATGACGGCAAGCCCGTAAAgtcgaagaaggaggagaccCCTGTTAAAGCCGCCAAAGGATTCTGGGCCAGCTTGGGAGCAGCTACTATGGGAAGCAGTAAACCAAaggccagcaagaagaaatccGAGGAGAAGCCCAGAGAACCTGACCCGGTAGGAGAAATAAACGCTGCTGAACCTGACCTGATTGATATTGGCGACCAACCAGCGGACATCCCACCGGAAGCGCCCGAGGCGCCAATCGCGCCTGACGCACATCAGCCACCCGCGCCAGCCGCGCTGCCAGCTAAGACCTCCAAGACCAAAACGTCAGCAAGGCTCTCCGTCGCGGAGCGCATCAGCGCTCTGGAAAAAGCCAAGAAAGAGAGGCTAAAAGAGAAAGCTGCGTTGGAAAAACTTAAAtcaaaagagaaggaagcaTCTCCGCCTCAGCCAGAACCTGCGAAGTCACCCTCGAAGGAGCACTTAGTGGAGGTCGAGCCCGAACCTACCAAGACGGAGCGCTCGCATGACTCGGTGCCTGGCAGTTTCCCCGACTTTGATGACCCCCCACCAGAGCCTGAACCCGCAGCGGAGCCAGAGCCCGAACCCGAACCCGAACCAGTGCCAGAGCCCGAACCTGAACCTAAGCCGGAACCAGTTTcctcgaagaagttgaagaagaaggacaaaaagAAAGGCAAGCTTGTAGAACCAGAgcatgaaaagaagaaggcgaaggatcCAGACCCCGAACCTGAGCCCGAGCCAGAACTAGCGCCGAAATCCGAGCAAGAACCCAGgccagaagctggagctgaagctgaaccGGCCCCtgggccagagccagaaccagaaccagAGGTTGCGCCGGAGCCGGAGTCAGAACCGATTACACTCACAAAGTCCGAAAGGAAGAAGTTAAAGAAGTTAAAGAAGGCTGTACCTGAGTTGAAGCCCATGCCGGAAGCGGACCCTGAgccagagccaaagccagagccagagctggaAACTCCAGCAGAACCTGATGCATCACCCGAAGGAGGTGAGAAGGCCCTAGACGTAGAGACTGAACCAGCGCCTGCTCCAAAGCCTGAGAAGATGgccaagaagagcaaaaagagcTCGAAAAAGCCAGTGCCGCCACAAGAACCTCTCACCGCTGAAGATATGATGGCTAGCGGCGCCTTAGAACCGGACGATGGTAACCCTAAGACACCCGAGAAGCCTGTCAAGAAGGAACGTACTCGTGTAGAGCGCACACCTGCTACCACTTGGGGCTTCTGGGGTGCCACGCCTCCTAAGAAGTCACAGACAAGGGATGCCAGGcccagcaagaaggaagcagcGCCAGCCATTGTGAGGTCTAAGTCGAGTAAGCAGTCAAGGGCGAGGGAATCTGAGAACGAAGCAGAGAGATCTTCGGCATCCGACAAGGACAGACGGCgagaagttagggctagtCGCGGCATGGCGTTCTCAAACTTCATACTTGGCACACCTCCACAGCCTTCTCGCACCAATTCTGCCAGAAAGTCTGCTGCTCACGCTGCCAAGCGGTCATCTAAACAACAGTCGGTCGAAATAGATGCGAGCGGGCATCTGGATGATGTTGCGCCGGATAAAGtggcgaagatgatgggCGTTAAGGAATCAAGGTCCCAGCATGAAAGGCATAGGGAGCGGAGAAAGTCTC GTGCTCTCGACCCATACGcccttgacgaggaagatttAGTCGTGGTAAATAGAGAAGACGTCGACCAACCCTCGAAGGAAGGCTCAAGGCATTCTGGCTCCAGGCGATCTGGACGAGACTCAGCGCGACGG TCGAGATCTAACCCCGAAGAGCTTCGCGAGGATGAAAGAGGCCCAGAAGTATTCTCCGGCCCGGATGACATCGCGTTTGTAAAAGCTTCACAatcaagagaaagagaacgTCGTGTGAAGCGATCAAGCACCGTGCCCAAGAGACCAGAGCCTACCGGTTTAATGGGCTTGCTTGGGTCTTTCCGACGAAGCACCAAGGCAGAACCTCCGGCCCCAGAGCGTCGCAAGTCTCGATCCCGCCGTGATGACGACAGCAGATACGCAACTGAGACGGAACGTGACGAAGCTCGACGCCGGCGCGATGAACGACGGAAACGCTCTACGCGCCCAGCCTCGGACGGCGAGGGATTTGGCCTTGGCCCCGACCCTGCTGTCGTCGGCGCATTTCCTGACAccgaggtcgaggatgcgGAGGCTCGACGAACTGCACGCAGAGCACGGCGTGCGTCACGCCAGGCTccgcaggctgcagctgacgAGCTACGTGAGGCTGAGCGTCgcgaaggcgaggagagacGGGCAcgtcgaagagaagaacgagctcGTCGAGAAGAACGAGCCCGCGAGCgcgaagaacaagaacggCAGCTtcgggaagaagaagagcggcgCCGCGAGGAGAGGCGCGCACGAAGAGCCGCTCGGGAGGAGCGCATTCGTAgggaagaacaagaagcacgggaggaagaagctcgcTTAGCAGCGGAACGACGAGAACGCAGACGCCAGCAGGAGCGAGAGCGGGAAGCAGAGATGCACGATTACCCCGGTTACGGCTACGAAAGGCAGCGACGGCACCGTTCCCGCGTTGACGATAGGGATCCAAGAGATTTCTACCTCGATAGCCACGAGCCCGAAGGCGAACGTGAGCGAATCCGGTTTATCCATCGGTACAAAGATGACCGTGACCGCGATCGTGAAGCCGACAGatccagccgcagccgccgAAAATCCCGCGCAGCTGATCCCACAAAACCAACCCCAATGCCGCTCGGCGCACGCAAAGACAAGACTTCCTCTTGGGTAGACTCGCAAGCCGATGAACCGCCCGAGCCGCCTCCCATTGTGCCCACCGTGCTCGACATGCCGCCAGGTCCGGACGAGCCAATACCAGGCCACACCATGTCGTCAGATGAAGAGGCGCGTCGGGAGTTGAGGAAGCAGTCGAGGCGACGAAGCAAGTATCCTGGCCTGACTGACCAGGAAATAGAAGAGATACGGGCCAGGAGGCGTGAGGCGAGGCGGGCGGAAAGGGAACGCGAGAGGGAACATGGGAAGACGAGCTCGAGTGGGGATTATGAGCGAGACAGAGGGATGAGGTACGACCGTGATCGTTCGTACGGTGAACCGCCAAAGAGGCCAAgttggttgaagaagctcacGACTTTTGGATGA
- a CDS encoding protein hmbB (transcript_id=CADANIAT00001355) produces MPLKLIRRGGSILRNFPGTGSLARPVRVFSPQHRVRCITFVARRSPISVTRGLPCSSSTVTTLARSYATHDGPSEEASSKSTKSTKTTKTKKTKKKAGKKPAVRKTRKVLTEEQKEARAQRRKAEELKETKRKLKAAALQTPKLLPTLPWVNAMKDKLSEVDKSDNPSPKEAFSRATELARRATPEERQRYVDQAAANKAANEAALKAWVDSHTPLQILEANNARRRLAQLQGKRRVSIIHDDRLVKPPTSAWIYFFMEKRDKNALVVSDMAQDVAVQWKNLPASEKAPYLEKANADRARYEREYLEVYGQPVPKLKGNKKSSKDE; encoded by the exons ATGCCTCTCAAACTCATTCGACGTGGTGGGAGTATCCTCCGCAATTTCCCTGGCACTGGCTCTCTTGCTCGCCCTGTTCGTGTCTTCTCACCGCAACATCGCGTTCGATGCATCACCTTTGTCGCGCGTCGTTCCCCAATCTCGGTCACGCGCGGCCTGCCCTGTTCTAGCTCGACAGTGACCACTTTAGCCCGAAGCTATGCAACACACGATGGCCCTTCGGAGGAAGCTAGTAGCAAGTCTACTAAGTCGACAAAGACTACAAAGaccaagaagaccaagaagaaagcaggaaaGAAGCCAGCTGTGCGAAAGACCAGAAAGGTTCTGACTGAGGAGCAAAAAGAAGCTCGGGCGCAACGAAGGAAGGCcgaggagctgaaagagacCAAGCGGAAACTTAAGGCAGCCGCTTTGCAAACGCCGAAGTTACTGCCTACCTTGCCCTGGGTCAATGCTATGAAGGATAAGTTGTCGGAAGTAGACAAATCTGACAACCCCTCTCCCAAGGAAGCGTTTTCTAGAGCAACGGAGCTTGCCCGAAGAGCTACACCCGAAGAGAGACAG CGCTATGTCGACCAAGCGGCGGCCAACAAAGCCGCTAACGAAGCTGCTTTGAAAGCATGGGTGGATTCTCACACTCCTCTGCAGATCCTGGAAGCCAACAATGCTCGACGTCGGCTGGCGCAGCTTCAGGGCAAACGCAGGGTCTCAATTATCCATGATGACCGATTGGTCAAACCACCAACATCGGCCTGGATTTACTTTTTCATGGAGAAACGCGACAAGAATGCACTTGTAGTCTCGGACATGGCTCAAGATGTTGCTGTTCAGTGGAAAAACTTGCCGGCATCAGAAAAGGCT CCATACCTAGAAAAAGCCAATGCTGACCGGGCGCGATATGAGCGCGAATACCTTGAGGTTTATGGTCAGCCTGTCCCAAAGCTGAAAGGGAACAAGAAATCGAGCAAGGATGAATGA